A stretch of DNA from Microbacterium sp. LWS13-1.2:
GGCGGATTCGTACTTCGCGCTGCGGGACTTCACCGTCGGCTACGCTCCGTGGCACCTTGACCTCTCGCTGGGCACCTGGGCGGCGGACGGACTCCTCGCGATCTTCTTCTTCCTCGTGGGACTCGAGCTCAAGCGCGAGGTCGTCGTCGGCGACCTTCGCGATTTCCGCACCGCGATCGTCCCCGTCGCCGCGGCGGTCGGCGGAGTGGTCGTCCCGGCCGTGATCTACACGGCCGTCGTGTGGAACCACCCCAGCCTGGCGGTCGGCTGGGCGATCCCGACGGCCACCGACATCGCGTTCGCGGTGGCGGTTCTGGCGCTGGTCGGCTCCCATCTGCCGAGCCCGCTCCGGATCTTCCTGCTCACGCTCGCGGTCGTCGACGACCTCATCGCGATCCTCATCATCGCCATCTTCTACACCAGCGAGATCGACGTGGTTGCGCTCGTCATCTCGCTGGCCGTGATCGCCGTCTACGGCTTCCTCGCCCTGCGGTACCAGGCGGTGTTCCACCTCAAGCCCGCCGCCGCATGGATGATCCTGCTCCCGATCGGCTTCGCCGCGTGGGCCTTCATGCACGCCTCGGGTGTTCACGCCACGATCGCGGGCGTCGCTCTCGCGTTCACGATCCCGGTCAGGCCGCCGAAGGGCGGTGCGGTGACGTCACGCGACGGCGGACTCGCCGAGGAGTTCGAGCATCGGTTCCGGCCGCTCTCGACGGGCTTCGCGGTGCCGGTCTTCGCCTTCTTCGCGGCGGGCGTCGCACTCGGCGGCGTCGAGGGCATCACGCGGGCGATCACGGACCCCGTCACGATCGGCGTCGTGGCGGGGCTGGTGCTGGGCAAGCCGATCGGGATCGTGCTCACGACCCGTGTGCTCACCGCTGCGACGCGGGCACGCCTCGACCCCGCGCTGCGCTGGATCGACCTCATCGGCGTGGGCATCCTTGCGGGGATCGGCTTCACGGTCTCATTGTTGGTCGCCGAGCTCAGTTTCGGCGCGGACAGTCCGCACAACGACGACGCCAAGATCGCCATCATGGTCGCGTCCGTGGTCGCTTCGCTCGCGGCATCCGTGATCCTCCTGGCGCGCAACCGTCGCTACAAGCGCATCGCCGCCGAGGACGCCGTCGACGCCGACGGGGACGGCATCCCGGATGTCTACGAACGGGACGCGACCGGCGACGACCCGCGCTGACGTGCGCACTCGCCGGCGACCCTTCTCTGGGGTGCCGTCAGGAGATCGGCGATATCAGCCGTGGTCGTGGTCGTGGTCGTTGTGTTCGTCCTCGAGGAGCATGCCGACGGAGGTGGCGCAGGCGTCGCCGCGCCAGGCTTCGACGCCTTCTCGGATGGCGAAGCCGGCAATGACGAGGCCGGCGATGGCGTCAGCCCACCACCAGCCGAGGAGGCTGTTGAGGAGGAGACCCGCGAGGACCGCGGCAGCCAGGTAGGTGCAGAACAGCGTCTGCTTGGAGTCGGCGACGGCGGTGGCGGAACCGAGTTCGCGGCCCGTGCGTCGTTCGGCCAGGGAGAGGAACGGCATGATGATCACGCTGAGCGCGGTGATGATGATGCCGAGCGCAGTGTGCTCCGCCTCGACTCGTCCCAGCAGCGTCAGCAGCGATGTGATGACGACGTAGATCGCGAGGGAGAAGAACGCGACGGCGATGACACGCAGAGTGGGCTTCTCCCAGCGTTCCGGGTCCCGGCGGGTGAATTGCCAGGCCACCGCGGCAGCGGAGAGGACCTCGATGGTGGAGTCCAGGCCGAAGGCGATCAGCGCGCCGGAGGAGGCGATGCTGCCGGCGGTGATCGCGACGATCGCTTCGATCAGGTTGTAGGCGATCGTGGCGGTGACGATCCAGCGGATCCGTCGCTGCAGGACGGCGCGGCGGGCGGCCGCGAGGGTGATGCTCATGCGCAGCTGCAGCCTTCCCCGTCACAGCATTCCGGTTCGACAACGAGAACGACCTGCAGCAGTTCATTGAGCGCCGGCGCGAGGTGAGAGTCACCGAGCCGATACTGACTGCGACGGCCGTCAGGGGTCGCCTTAACGAGACCACAGCCGCGGAGACACGCCAGTTGGTTGGACATCACCTGCCGGGAGACGCCCAACGTGTCCGCGAGGTCCGACGGATAGGCCGGCGCCTCCCGCAACGCCAGCAGGATGCCCACTCGTGTCGGATCCGACAAAGCGTGGCCGAACCGGGCGAGCGCTGCGGTATGCGTGACGGTAACCGTGGGAGCGAGCATGGCGCCCAC
This window harbors:
- a CDS encoding metalloregulator ArsR/SmtB family transcription factor, which codes for MLAPTVTVTHTAALARFGHALSDPTRVGILLALREAPAYPSDLADTLGVSRQVMSNQLACLRGCGLVKATPDGRRSQYRLGDSHLAPALNELLQVVLVVEPECCDGEGCSCA
- the nhaA gene encoding Na+/H+ antiporter NhaA, giving the protein MTHQNPRPTSSSFPRRGSYAEASRIGALLRKEAVGGALLVAAAVVALIWANSPAADSYFALRDFTVGYAPWHLDLSLGTWAADGLLAIFFFLVGLELKREVVVGDLRDFRTAIVPVAAAVGGVVVPAVIYTAVVWNHPSLAVGWAIPTATDIAFAVAVLALVGSHLPSPLRIFLLTLAVVDDLIAILIIAIFYTSEIDVVALVISLAVIAVYGFLALRYQAVFHLKPAAAWMILLPIGFAAWAFMHASGVHATIAGVALAFTIPVRPPKGGAVTSRDGGLAEEFEHRFRPLSTGFAVPVFAFFAAGVALGGVEGITRAITDPVTIGVVAGLVLGKPIGIVLTTRVLTAATRARLDPALRWIDLIGVGILAGIGFTVSLLVAELSFGADSPHNDDAKIAIMVASVVASLAASVILLARNRRYKRIAAEDAVDADGDGIPDVYERDATGDDPR
- a CDS encoding cation transporter, which produces MSITLAAARRAVLQRRIRWIVTATIAYNLIEAIVAITAGSIASSGALIAFGLDSTIEVLSAAAVAWQFTRRDPERWEKPTLRVIAVAFFSLAIYVVITSLLTLLGRVEAEHTALGIIITALSVIIMPFLSLAERRTGRELGSATAVADSKQTLFCTYLAAAVLAGLLLNSLLGWWWADAIAGLVIAGFAIREGVEAWRGDACATSVGMLLEDEHNDHDHDHG